GGAACGTCGTTGGGGCTCTCCACAATTCATCTGGCCAGCGCGGTTCGGGACAACGGCACCGGGCGGGTGGTGACCACCGAGCTCAGCGCTGCCAAGGTCGCTGCGGCCACGTCGACCTTCGCCGAGGTCGGACTGGACGATCTGATCACCGTGCTGGCGGGCGATGCCATACAGACGCTCGCCACCATCGACGAGCCGGTGGGGTTCGTCCTGCTCGACGGCTGGAAGGACCTGTACGTCCCGGTCGTTCAGGTGCTGGAGCCTCGGCTCGGCGACGGAGCGCTGGTGGTCGCCGACAACACCGGACTCGCCGACGCGCAGCCATACGTCGACTACATCCGCGACCCCGCGAATGGTTATGTCGGCGTGAGCTTTCCGGTGCGCGACTCCGATGCGATGGAGATCAGCTGCCGGGCCTGAGCAAGGGTTAGGTGACCAGCGCGACCGAGTTGGCGCGACGCAGCTTGCCCGACGGCGTCTTCGGAATGGTGCCCGGCCCGAGGACCACGACATTGCGCGGACGCACGTCGACCTCGGCAACCACCTCGTGTGCCACCTCGTGCTCGATGCGGCGCACCGCGGCGGGATCCTGCCAGGCGTTGGATTCGACGGCCACCGCGAAGGTCTCGCGGGAGTGACCGGCATCGAGGCGCACCGCGACAGCACAGCCGGGGCGCACCCCTTCCACCCGTCCTGCAGCCCGCTCGATGTCGGTCGGGTAGATGTTGCGGCCGGCCATGATGATGACGTCCTTGACCCGGCCGCACACCACGACGTGACCGTTCTCCAGCAGGTAGCCGAGGTCGCCGGTGTCGTACCAGCCGCACTCGTCCTGGGCGGGCACGAAGCCGCCCATGGTGATGTAGCCGGGGGTCAGCGACTCGCCGCGCAGCTCGATGATGCCGACACCGCGGGCCGGCAGCACGTTGCCGTCCTCGTCGACGATCCGCGCCTCGAGGTCCTTGAGCAGCGGACCGAGCGTGGCAAGCCGGCGGGTGTTGCCCTTCGCCGCGGGGACGGCGCGGCGCAGTGCCGCCAGCAGATCGGCGTCGACCTCGTCGACAACCAGCCCGGCGCCGCACTCGGAGAACGAGACCGCCAGCGTGGTCTCGGCCATGCCGTAGGCCGGCAGGATGGCCTCGGGCTGGAGGCCGAAGGGCTTACCGGCGTCCAGCAGGTCCTCGACGTCGGCCGGGTCGACGGGCTCGGCGCCGGACAGGGCGAAGCGCAGCGTGGACAGGTCGAACTCGCCGGGCTTGGCCTGACGGCGCAGGCGCTTGGCGAACAACGCGTACGCGAAGTTCGGCGCCGCGGTCATGGTGCCCTTGTACTTGTCGATGAGCTTGGCCCACAGCAGGGTGTCGCGCAGGAAGTCCATCGGCGTGACCTTGACCAGCTCCGCACCGAAGTACATGGGGATGGTCAGGAACCCGACCATGCCCATGTCGTGGAAGCAGGGCAACCAGCTGACCATGACATCTTTTTCGATGTCGTACTTGGCCCCGATGAACATCGCCTCGGCGTTGGAGTGGATGTTGCGGTGCGTGATGATGACGGCCTTGGGCGAGCCGGTCGACCCGGAGGTCAACTGCATCAGCGCGACGTCGTCTTCGGAGGTCTCGACCGGGTCGACGGGCTCGGCGGCCAGCAGCGCCTCCACCGTGAGCACCTTCACCCCGCGCTCTTCGAGCACCGGCACCGCGACGAGGAACGGGTCGGAGACGATGACGGCCTTGGCCTCGATCATGTCGATGACCGTCGCGGTGTCCTTGGCCCACTGCTCCAGGTCGGTACGCGGAGTGGGCTGGTGCAGCATGGTCAGGCTGGCGCCGCGCATCCAGAGCGCCTGCGCGGTCGGCGCGATCTCCACCGGAGCGCCGGCCAGCACGCCGACTGCGTCGCCGAGGCCGATGCCGGCTTCCGCCAGGCCGCCCGCGATGCGACGGGCCCGCTCGTGCACCTCACGCCAGGTGTGCCGAACCGGCTCGTGCGGTTCCCCGGTGACCATGCCCTTACTGCTGGTCAAGGCACTGTGGAACATCTTGTCGGTGAAACGGCTCACGACGACCTCCTCGGCATCCGGAGCTGGCTGATCAGCGACGTTGGGGATGAAGCGAACGCCCTGTATTTCATGCTCCACCGGCCAGAACGCCCTGCATAGGAGGCACGCCAGTACGACTGGGGAGCGGTTCGATCTCGAAATGGTGATGATGCGACGACAGCGTCGGTACCGCCGGTCCATCGCCCGCCCCGGACCGGGGTGGGCGATTCATATGGATGCAGTACCAGGCCGCTAGTTGTCACCGTCAATCATCTTAAACTCCCCTTAAGTTACCGCCAAGTTTTACGGCCTAATGAGAAGCGCGTCACAGTTGACGGAGGGCTGGGGGTACCCCCGGCCGCAGGCGAGGGGGGAGCGCAGCGACCCGGGAAGACTAGGCCGGCTGGCCCGGCACGATCCGGGCGCCCTGAACCGGCCCGCTGGCCACCCGGACGGTGCGGCACACATCGGCGCCGGCCAGTTCGGTGCCCACATCCACGGCGGCCGACGCCGACTCGCACAGGAACGCACACGTCGGCCCGGATCCAGAGACGATGCCGGCCAGTGCGCCTGCTTCGGCACCGGCCCGCAGAGTCCGGCGCAGTCCGGGATTGAGGCTCAGCGCCGCCGCCTGCAGGTCGTTGCCCAGCAGGGGGGCCAGCTCGCGCGGGTTGCCGCCGGCCAGAGCGCCCAGCAGCGGCTCGGGATCGCTCAACCTCGGCGGATCGCCCGCTTCGCGGAGCCGGTCGATCTCCCGATAGACCTGCGCCGTGGACAGTCCGTCCTGGCCGAACGCCAACACCCAGTGAAACGTGTTGCGGGCCAACACCGTCGCCAGTTCTTCGCCTCGACCGGTGCCCAGCGCCGTGCCGCCGTGCAGGGCGAACGGGACGTCGCTTCCCAGTTGGGCGGCCAGGGCGTGCAGGTCGCGGCGCGGCACGCCCAGCTCCCACAGATTGTTCATCGCGACCAGAACCGCCGCGGCGTCGGCACTGCCGCCGGCCATCCCACCGGCCACCGGGATCGACTTCTCGATGGTGATCTCCACGTCGGGCGCGCGTCCGATGTGTTCGGCCATCAGCTCGGCGGCCTGCCAGGCGATATTGGTCTCGTCGACGGGCAGCTGATCAGCACCCTCCCCGACCACCCGCAGGGACAAGACATCGGCGTTGCGCACCGTCACCTCGTCGACCAGAGACACGGCATGGAAGACGGTGGCGAGTTCGTGAAAGCCGTCGGCGCGGCGGTCACCGACCTCCAGGTACAGGTTCACCTTGCCCGGCACGCGCACGGTCACCGATCCGGTCGGCACCCATTCGGCAGCGATAGAACCGTTGGACGAGGACACCGCACGAGACTATCGCGCCCTGCCCAATTCGCCCGGCCGTCGACGACCCGCGCTCTAGGGTCGAACCGTGACGCATCCCGGGCAGTCGGTCGCGGGCTACGTCGTCGAAAGCGAGCTGGGCCGCGGCGGCGAGGCCGCCGTCTATCTGGCCCGCGGGATCGGTCGTACACCGGAACTGGTCGCGCTGAAGGTGCTCGACGATGACCACCGCACCCCGGCGAGCATCGCCCGGCTGGCCCGCGAGTACCGCATCGCCGAGCGGCTGCGCCACCGCCATATCGTCACCGTCTACGACCACGGCCCGCACTGGCTGACCATGCAATACGTCGACGGCGGCGTCGTCACCCGGCTGACCTCGCTGGCGGCCCGGCTGCACGCCCTCGGCCAGATTGCTGCCGCACTCGACCACGCCCACCACGACGGCATCGTGCACAGCGATGTCAAGCCTGCGAATATTCTTGTGCACCAAGACTTTTCCCGGCACGGCGCGGTTCTCATCGACTTCGGCGTGGCGCACATCCTCGCCGAGGATGTCTGGCACCGGCCCGCCCAGGTGGTGACGTCACTGCCCTACGCCGCACCCGAACTGCTGCAGGGGCGGCTCCCCCAAGCGGCGACCGACGAGTACGCGCTGGCCTGCACCGCCCTGGAATTGCTCACCGGCGCACCGCCGTTCGCGGGCGACAATCCGATGGCGCTGATGGACGCACACGTGCACAGTCCGCCGCCAGAGGTGTCGACGCGGATCCCCTGGCTGACGAGGTCGTTCGACATCGTTATGGCCAGAGCCATCGCCAAAGATCCAGACCGGCGATACCCGTCATGCACCGAACTGGTGCAGCACCTCACCGAGGCAGTGCGAAGCGGCGCTCAGAACACCTGAGCCGGTCGCGACGGGCCTTCGGAGGAATCCGTCGAGGGCATGAAGTCACCCGAGCGCTGCAGCAGCCGGACGAAGTCGGCGACCGTCAGCGTCTCCCCGCGCCGGGCGGGATCGATGCTGGCGGCCAGCAGGCGTTCGGCGGACTCGTTACCGGAGCCGGCCCACTCCAGGAAGGCGTTGCGGGCCGTCTTGCGCCGCTGCGCGAAGGCGATGTCGATCAGATCGAACACGCTGTCGCGGAAGTCGTCGTCGGTCGGCCACGGCGAGGTCTCGTGGCGGTCGATGCGAACCAGACCGGAGTACACCCGCGGAATCGGCCAGAACACCGTCGGCGAGACCATGCCGTAGCGGCGGACCTTGCCGAAGAACCGAACCTTGACGCTGGGCACGCCGTAGTCCTTGCCGCCGGGCTCGGCGGCCAGCCGCTCGGCCACCTCGGCCTGGACCATCACCATCACGGTCCGGATCGAGGGGAATTCGGCCAGCAGGTGCAGCAGCGCCGGAACGGCGATGTTGTACGGGAGGTTGGCCACCACGGCAGTGGGCGGCTCGACCAGATCGGAGCGCTCGATGCCGAGGATGTCGCGGTTGAGCACGGTCAGCCGGTGGATCTCGCTGTGCGAGTGCTCAGCAACCGTCTTGGGCAGACGCTGGGCCAGGACCGGATCGATTTCGATCGCGCTCACCGTCGCGCCGCGGTCCAGCAACGCCAGTGTCAGGGAGCCGAGACCGGGCCCCACTTCCAGGACATGGTCGTGCTTGTTTATGCCGGAGGCGGAGACAATACGACGCACGGTATTTGCATCGTGTACGAAATTCTGTCCCAGAGATTTACGCGGCTTGAAGTCGAGTTCTTTGGCCAGATTTCTGATCTCGGTCCGACCAAGTAGACGAATTGTCACGATGCACCCCTACCACACACGGGCCACGCTCCCCAGCCTTGTCGCGATCTTGTTACTTCAGCAATCGCAATTTGTTCTTCTCTGGTTGCCAAATCGGCTCGCTCAGCATAGCGCAGTCCGCCGTTTCTTTCCCAGGTGTTTTGATCAAATTGCACGCCACCGAAGTAACCGTTACCGGTATTGATCGCCCAGTTCCCGCCCGCTTCACACCTGGCAATGGCATCCCAAATGGGTCCGTTCAGCACCTGAGGCACCTCGGTGCCGGGCTTGGTTCCGACCCGCAAAACCGAATCACGCGCCGGGACAACGACGATGTTGGCAACGGGCAGTCGTCCCGTTTCCACCCCGTTGACCTTGGCGACAGCAAAAGTTACGTCTTGTAAGCCGGGCGTCCCGGGATCCTCAACGACCTGGCGGCTCATGTTCAGCGTCGGGTCCTCGATGCGCTGCGCGACCGGCGCCAGCGGCATCTGCTGGGTGACCTTCTCCACGCGGATCCTCGTGACCTGGATCTGCATACCGGCGATCACCGGCGAGGACGGCGCGGGCACCACCGAGTCGGCTTGCTCCAGCGGCACGCCCGCGGCGGCCAGCAGGCCGGCCACGTTCGGCGCGGCCAGGTGCACGGTGTTCACCACTCCGCCGTCGTTGATCTGAACCGTCTTGGCGCTCACCACGGGAAGCGCCATGCCCTCCAGCGGCAGGCGGCTGCCGCGCGAGGCCGCCGCGGGGGCGGTGTCGGTCATCCGCAGCTGGGCCAGTGCCTCGTCAACGGTCGAAGCGGTGGTCCACACCTGCTTGGCATCCTGGCCGTCCAGCGAGATCTGCAGGGGCCGGCTGCGGCGCAGCACGATCGTCTCGGCATTGGTGACGGGCTGGTTGGCGCCGGGGAACAGATCGTCGCGCTCGCCGAC
This is a stretch of genomic DNA from Mycobacterium sp. ELW1. It encodes these proteins:
- a CDS encoding class I SAM-dependent methyltransferase, whose protein sequence is MYAEASGQMAQLYERGAQLRAAKTAQERADAFSDFYLPVTPESGQLLYTLVRATRPALVVEFGTSLGLSTIHLASAVRDNGTGRVVTTELSAAKVAAATSTFAEVGLDDLITVLAGDAIQTLATIDEPVGFVLLDGWKDLYVPVVQVLEPRLGDGALVVADNTGLADAQPYVDYIRDPANGYVGVSFPVRDSDAMEISCRA
- a CDS encoding fatty acyl-AMP ligase is translated as MSRFTDKMFHSALTSSKGMVTGEPHEPVRHTWREVHERARRIAGGLAEAGIGLGDAVGVLAGAPVEIAPTAQALWMRGASLTMLHQPTPRTDLEQWAKDTATVIDMIEAKAVIVSDPFLVAVPVLEERGVKVLTVEALLAAEPVDPVETSEDDVALMQLTSGSTGSPKAVIITHRNIHSNAEAMFIGAKYDIEKDVMVSWLPCFHDMGMVGFLTIPMYFGAELVKVTPMDFLRDTLLWAKLIDKYKGTMTAAPNFAYALFAKRLRRQAKPGEFDLSTLRFALSGAEPVDPADVEDLLDAGKPFGLQPEAILPAYGMAETTLAVSFSECGAGLVVDEVDADLLAALRRAVPAAKGNTRRLATLGPLLKDLEARIVDEDGNVLPARGVGIIELRGESLTPGYITMGGFVPAQDECGWYDTGDLGYLLENGHVVVCGRVKDVIIMAGRNIYPTDIERAAGRVEGVRPGCAVAVRLDAGHSRETFAVAVESNAWQDPAAVRRIEHEVAHEVVAEVDVRPRNVVVLGPGTIPKTPSGKLRRANSVALVT
- a CDS encoding 4-(cytidine 5'-diphospho)-2-C-methyl-D-erythritol kinase, whose translation is MSSSNGSIAAEWVPTGSVTVRVPGKVNLYLEVGDRRADGFHELATVFHAVSLVDEVTVRNADVLSLRVVGEGADQLPVDETNIAWQAAELMAEHIGRAPDVEITIEKSIPVAGGMAGGSADAAAVLVAMNNLWELGVPRRDLHALAAQLGSDVPFALHGGTALGTGRGEELATVLARNTFHWVLAFGQDGLSTAQVYREIDRLREAGDPPRLSDPEPLLGALAGGNPRELAPLLGNDLQAAALSLNPGLRRTLRAGAEAGALAGIVSGSGPTCAFLCESASAAVDVGTELAGADVCRTVRVASGPVQGARIVPGQPA
- a CDS encoding serine/threonine-protein kinase, coding for MTHPGQSVAGYVVESELGRGGEAAVYLARGIGRTPELVALKVLDDDHRTPASIARLAREYRIAERLRHRHIVTVYDHGPHWLTMQYVDGGVVTRLTSLAARLHALGQIAAALDHAHHDGIVHSDVKPANILVHQDFSRHGAVLIDFGVAHILAEDVWHRPAQVVTSLPYAAPELLQGRLPQAATDEYALACTALELLTGAPPFAGDNPMALMDAHVHSPPPEVSTRIPWLTRSFDIVMARAIAKDPDRRYPSCTELVQHLTEAVRSGAQNT
- the rsmA gene encoding 16S rRNA (adenine(1518)-N(6)/adenine(1519)-N(6))-dimethyltransferase RsmA, which translates into the protein MTIRLLGRTEIRNLAKELDFKPRKSLGQNFVHDANTVRRIVSASGINKHDHVLEVGPGLGSLTLALLDRGATVSAIEIDPVLAQRLPKTVAEHSHSEIHRLTVLNRDILGIERSDLVEPPTAVVANLPYNIAVPALLHLLAEFPSIRTVMVMVQAEVAERLAAEPGGKDYGVPSVKVRFFGKVRRYGMVSPTVFWPIPRVYSGLVRIDRHETSPWPTDDDFRDSVFDLIDIAFAQRRKTARNAFLEWAGSGNESAERLLAASIDPARRGETLTVADFVRLLQRSGDFMPSTDSSEGPSRPAQVF
- a CDS encoding resuscitation-promoting factor, coding for MNALTKLHQSPSPILRLVVAAVLLTLAGAGAFAVSSHKTVTLNIDGAQLKVSTMKSRVIDVVQENGYSVGERDDLFPGANQPVTNAETIVLRRSRPLQISLDGQDAKQVWTTASTVDEALAQLRMTDTAPAAASRGSRLPLEGMALPVVSAKTVQINDGGVVNTVHLAAPNVAGLLAAAGVPLEQADSVVPAPSSPVIAGMQIQVTRIRVEKVTQQMPLAPVAQRIEDPTLNMSRQVVEDPGTPGLQDVTFAVAKVNGVETGRLPVANIVVVPARDSVLRVGTKPGTEVPQVLNGPIWDAIARCEAGGNWAINTGNGYFGGVQFDQNTWERNGGLRYAERADLATREEQIAIAEVTRSRQGWGAWPVCGRGAS